The window CCAATCGCCGTCTGACGATTGAAGAAATGAACGCGCTGCTGCGCCAGATGGAACACACAGAACGGGCCAATCAGTGCAATCACGGTCGCCCGACCTGGTTTCAGTGGAGCATGAACGACCTGGATCGTCTGTTCATGCGCGGCCAGTGACGCAGCCGGTTTTCTGCCTGGCCGGCCCAACCGCATCGGGCAAGAGTGCCAGCGTGCTGGCGCTGGCACAGCGCTGGCCGATAGAAATCATTAATGTAGATTCGGCCACCATCTATACCGGCATGGATATTGGCACGGCCAAGCCTACACCACAGGAACAGGCCAGCACGCCCCAGCATCTGCTGGATATCCGTGATCCTACCGAATCCTATAGCGCCGCTCAGTTTGTGCAGGATACCCAGCGCCTGATCGAAGCAATACGCGGACGCAACCGCATCCCTGTACTGGCTGGTGGCACCATGATGTACTTCAATGCCCTGCGCCAGGGCCTGCATGCATTACCACAAGCAGATCCGGCCATCCGCGCCGAGATTGACCAAATGGCACAACAGCATGGCTGGCCCTATGTGCATTCGCTATTGGAACGCCATGATCCGGTCACGGCTGCCCGGCTTGCACCCAATGACAGGCAGAGAATTCAGCGCATGCTGGAGGTCTGCCTGATTGCCGGCAAGCCCTATTCGTCACTCATAGAAACGGAGGGCGAACGCGCCGGTAGCGATACGTTTCACATGGTGAGTCTGGAACCATCTGAGCGCCTGCAACTGCACGATCGCATTGCCTTGCGGTTTGACCAGATGCTTGAGCTGGGGCTGGTGAATGAAGTGCAACAGCTGTGGCGCCGGGGCGACCTGCACGAGAATCTGCCCTCGATACGCTGCGTTGGTTACCGCCAGATCTGGCAACACCTGGCCGGTCAGGACAGCCTGGAACAGGCGCGGGAAAAAGCCATTGCCGCCACCAGGCAGCTGGCCAAGCGGCAACTCACATGGTTACGCAGCATGCCGGATCGTCAGGTAATTGATTGCCTGCAGGCCGATGTGGCGAGCCGGGTCATTGACGCGGCTGCCCGCGTGATGCCGCATTAAATGGTAATACTGCGTTAAAACGTCAGAAGAAGACACCGCATAAGCAAGTGCCCAACCGGCAGCCAGGCTCGCCCCCGACGCCGGCCGGCAACCCATTACAGCACCACGGCCTGGGGCATGCCCTCTTCCTGGCGAACGATTTGGCCAAGATCAAAGACCGTTTCGCCCTGTTCCTGCAGGGTTGCCGTCACAGCAGCAGCCTGATCGGCCGCCACTACAATCACCATACCAATACCGCAATTGAACACGCGATGCATCTCATTATCAGCGACCTGTCCTTCCTGCTGCAGCCACTGGAACAGGGGCGGCAACGTCCAGGCAGACTTGTCAATCTGCGCAGTCAGGCCATCCTGCAGAATACGTGGCACGTTGTCCAACAGGCCCCCGCCGGTAATATGGGCCAGGCCCTTGATCGCAGTACCATGCGCTGCAAGTGCTGCCAGCACCTGTTTTACGTAAATACGGGTTGGCGCCATGACCACGTCAACCAGGGGCTGACCGTGGAAATCATCGTCCGGACGCGCGCCGGCACGTTCAATAATCTTGCGGATCAGCGAAAAGCCGTTGGAATGCGCGCCACTGGAGGCCAGGCCCAGAATGCGATCGCCTTCAACAATGCTTTTGCCATCGATAATGGCCGATTTATCTACCGCACCCACGGCAAAACCGGCCAGATCGTATTCGCCATCGGGATACATGCCCGGCATTTCAGCGGTTTCGCCGCCGATCAGCGCGCAGCCGGATAACTCGCAGCCTTTGGCAATGCCCCCAACCACCTGAGCGGCCGTATCGACCGACAATTTGCCACAAGCGAAATAGTCCAGAAAGAACAGCGGCTCTGCGCCCTGCACCAGAATATCGTTAACGCTCATGGCTACCAGGTCGATGCCTACGGTATCATGGCGGTTCCACTCAAAGGCCAGACGCAGTTTGGTGCCAACACCGTCTGTACCGGACACCAGCACCGGTTCCTTAAATTTTTTCGGCACTTCAAACAAAGCGCCAAAGCCTCCAATCCCGGCCATGACGCCTTCACGCATGGTTTTGGCGGCCAGCGGCTTGATCCGGTCAACCAGCGCCTCCCCGGCGTCGATGTCTACCCCCGCATCGCGATACGTTAAGGAAGATTTGTTTGAATTTGTCATGAGCAGGCTGCCTAAATATGTAAAATGTCAATTAATCGAACTGGAAGGCCTTATTTTACGATGAACGAATATATTTTGCGCCGGAAACAGACCCTTCTCTGGTCAGGAGTCGGTCTGGTGCTCCTCGTTCTCCTATATGTGCTGTCCCCGGTTTTAACGCCATTTATGCTTGGCATGGCGCTGGCCTACATTCTGGTGCCCGGCGTCAACATGCTGGTCACCCTGAAACTGCCTCGCTGGCTGGCCGTCAGCATTATGTTTTTCCTGTTGTTCGCCATCATCCTGGGTGTGCTGCTGATTGTGATCCCGCTGGTGCGCAAGGAAGTCGGACTGGCCATAGAGCAGTTGCCCGGCTGGGTTGCACAGTACAATATCAACCTGGCTCCCCGCCTCAACCAACTGTTTGGTGTATCAGCCGAAATTGATATCCTCAAGATCCGGGAAATGCTGCAGGATGCCATTACCGGGACCGACAGCCTGACCACAACCATTATTACCTATGCCAAATCCAGCGGATCGGCAGTCATTTTCTTTTTCGTCAATCTGCTGATCACACCCGTGGTACTGGTTTATCTGCTGTTTGACTGGGACAAGTTCATTCTGTCAATACGTGAAGTCATCCCGCGCCGCTATCTGGATGGTACCCTTAGCGTGTTTCACGATATTGATCGCCTGTTATCCAGCTTTTTGCGCGGCCAGATTCTGGTGATGCTGATTCTGGCCGTCTATTACAGCGTCGGGCTGTCGCTGGCCGGGTTCGAAAGCGCCATTCCTATCGGTGTGTTAACCGGCATGCTGGTTTTCATCCCTTACCTGGGGGTTACCTTCGGTCTGCTGCTGGCTATTTTGTCGGCGCTGCTGCAGTTTGACAATTATTATGGCCTTATTTCTGTGGCCATCGTCTATGGGCTGGGACAGATCCTGGAGGGAATGGTTCTTACGCCCAAAATCATGGGCGAACGTATCGGCCTGCACCCGCTGGTTATTATTTTTGCACTGTTCGTTTTCGGACAGATTTTCGGTTTCTTCGGGGTGCTGATGGCCCTGCCCATCAGCGCTGCCCTGTCGGTGCTGATCCGCCGTGTTTACGGCCAGTATCGTCGCAGTGATTTTTATAAGACATGAAAGAACAACTTATCCTGGACGTCCTGCCGGTCGTACCTCCCCGTTTCGACAATTTCGTCACGGGTCGCAATGATGAAACAGTCAGCCGCCTGCTTGGCGCTGGTGCCGGGCAGAGCATTTATCTGTGGGGCGAACACGGCAGCGGCAAAACCCATTTGCTGCTTGCGGCCACGCGCCAGCGCGGGCTCTATCTGAATCCGGTCACGGATGCCCTGCCGGATCCCGGCGAACCTGTCGCCCCGGGCAGCATTATCGCCGTGGACGATGTGCAGAATCTATCCGAGGCACAGGCCGCCGCGCTGTTCGGCCTGTTCAACCAGTGGAAGACCAGTCAGCACACGGCTGATGCCTTCACCCTGCTGGCCAGCGGGCCCTGCGCGCCGCGTCAGCTGGAGATCCGCGAAGACCTGCGCACCCGCCTTGCCTGGGATCTGGTGTATCGCGTGGAAACCCTGACCGACGATGAACGTCGCAGTGCACTGCTGCAGCGGGCGTCCGACAAGGGCATCCCCCTTAGCACAGAAGTGACCAACTGGATGTTCAACTATTACGCCCGTGATATGAGCGCCCTGTCTTCGCTGCTGGACGCCCTTGATCGCTATTCACTGGCTGAAAAGCGATCCATCACCGTTCCCTTGTTAAAATCCTATCTTCAATCCAGACATTCCTGAAAAAACACGTATTTGACTATGACGCAACGACTTGCCCTGTTTGACCTTGACCATACCCTGCTGCCAATCGATACGGATCGCCACTGGGTAGATTTCCTGGCCCGCAATGGCTGGGCGGGCGATCCAAAAGCCGTGCAGAAAAAAAACCATGAACTCATGGAAAAGTACTCCGCGGGTACGCTGAAAATAGAAGAATCAGCTGAATTCATGCTGAGTTTCCTGAACCTGCATACCCCATATGAGCTGGCGCGCTTTCATGAACAGTACATGCACGAAGTGGTGCGGCCTGCCATGCGCGAGAAGGCGGTGGCCCTGGTGGCTCACCATCTGGAACAGGGTGACCTGTGCTGCCTGGTGTCTGCCACCAACGAGTTCGTGATCGCACCGGTTGCCCGGGCCTTTGGCATTCCACATGTAATCGGTACGGTTCCAGAGTACAAAAACGGCCGCTACACCGGCAAGGTTGTAGGCACCCCAAGCTACCAGGGTGGCAAGGTCATCCGTGTGAACGAATGGCTCAATCGCATGGGCCTTGCACTAGACCAGTTTAGCGAGAGCTGGTTTTACAGCGACTCCCAGAACGACGTTCCGCTGCTGGAAGCCGTTACTCACCCGGTTGCAACCAATCCGGTACCGCCACTGCGCGAACTGGCCAACAAAAAAGGCTGGCAGGTGCTGGATCTATTTCCTTTGCAATAATCGGGATCAACAAAAACAATCACATGATAAAAAATACTATACGCACATTCGTCAGCCGGCTTTTCGCTGCTCCTGTCCAGAAAGATAAGCGACGGATCTACAGCCAGGAGCAGCACAAAATTGACCGACGCCTGGTTTCGCGCAACGCTATCAAAGTGTGTGAAGTACTGCAGCAAAAGGGCTACGATGCCTTTATCGTGGGTGGTGCCGTGCGCGATCTGGTCCTGGGCTATGAACCCAAGGATTTTGATGTGGCCACCAATGCCACCCCCGAGGAAATTCGCCCGCTGTTCCGGCGTGCCCGTATTATTGGCCGGCGTTTCCAGCTGGTACACGTTGTCTTCGGCCAGGAAATCATCGAAACATCCACGTTCCGCGCCCCGTCGCAGGGAAACCAGCATACCGATGCGGATGGTCGCATTCTGAACGACAATGTGTTCGGCACGCAGCAGGAAGATGCTGCGCGTCGCGACTTCACCCTGAACGCCCTGTACTACGATCCGGTCAGGGAAATCGTGATTGATTATCATAACGGCGTAGCCGATCTGAAAAACCATCTGGTGCGCATGATCGGCGACCCGGAAACGCGCTTCCGCGAAGATCCGGTACGGATGTTGCGCGCCGTCCGCTTTGCCTCCAAACTGAACGGCACGATCGAACCGGCAACGCAGGCACCCATTCACCAACTGGCGGGTCTGATCAAAAACGTACCGGACTCGCGCCTGTTTGATGAGACACTCAAGCTGCTGACCTGTGGCAATGCCATCGTCGCGCTGGAGCAGCTGCGCAAGGAAGGATTGCATGAAAATGTTCTGCCATTGATCGATCAGGTACTCCGGCAACCGGGCGGCGAACAATTCGTGCAACTCACACTTGAGCGTACCGACCATCGCGTCCGCTCAGGCAAATCGGTCAGCCCGAGCTTTCTGTTTGCCGCGTTGCTGTGGCGCCTGGTTGACGTCAACTGGAAGAAAAACCTGGCGCGCAAGGAACACACGGTACCCGCTCTGAGTCAGGCGGCCGATCTGGTCATCGACACCCACATCAGCAAAATGGCCATTCAGCGTCGGCATACTGCAGATATGCGTGAAATCTGGTTTATGCAGCCCCGCTTTGAACGCCGCATCCCCAAACAGATCTGGCGCATGACAGAACAGCCTCGTTTTCGTGCTGCCTGCGACTTCCTGCAATTGCGTGCCGCCTGCAACGAGTTTGATAGTGTGCTGGCGCAATGGTGGATGGATCTGGCCGACGCCACTCCCGGCGAGCGTACTGAAATGATTGACGGGCTTACGGCAGAACAGCAAGCAGCAGGACCTGCGAGCCCGCCACGCAAGCGACGCAAACGGCGCAGCAATGCGAGCAGCAAAAGCAGAACGACCGGCGGCGGCAACACAACCGGCAATGCATCTTCCGGCAGTCCCGCTGCTTCATAAGCGATGCATACCGCCTATATTGGCCTGGGATCGAACCTGGGTGAAAGCGAAGATACGCTATATCGGGCGCTGAACGATATCGCCGCTCTGCCCAATACGCTTGTGCAACAGGTGTCAGACCTTTACCGGACAGCCCCTGTCGATTCGTCAGGCCCCGACTATATCAACGCTGTTGCACAACTTGCCACCAGACTGACGGCTGCGCAGCTGCTACAGGCACTGCAGGCCATTGAGCTGAACCATGGCAGGGTACGCCCCTATCGCAATGCCCCGCGCACGCTGGACCTGGATATCCTTTGCTATGACGATCTGGTGCTGAACACCACGCAATTGATCCTGCCGCACCCGCGCATGCACCTGCGCGCTTTTGTGCTGCAGCCATTACTGGATATTGCGCCTGACATGCATGTGCACGGGCGTCCCATCGGCCAATGGCTGGCGGACTGCGAGGCACAGCCTGTTACCCTGTACCGCCGCTACGCTGAGCGGGACCGCTGAATGACATTGATCCGATCAGGCATTGCCTGTTGCAAATCCATGGCTTCAATGGCGGTCCTGTGCGCGAACCGCCACGATAGGGCATGCTTCCCTTAAGTGCTAAACAAATTGCTCGGCCAAATGACAGGCAACCTGCCGCCCCTGCACTTCACGCAGCGCGGGCTCCTGCTCACGACACTGTGCCACGGCATGCGGGCAGCGTTTATGAAAAGCGCAACCAGAAGGAATGTTCAGCGGTGACGGCAGTTCTCCTTCAATCTTTATTTTCACAGTCCGCCTTTCAGGGTAGATGGACGGTGTCGCCGACAGCAGCGCCTGCGTATACGGATGCAGCGGCTTTTCATAAAGCGTCTGCTTGGGGCCGCTCTCTGCAATTCGCCCGAGATACATCACCATCACCTCGTCGGCAACGTGTTCTACCACCGACAGATTATGGGAAATGAAGACATATGACGTATGCAATTGATCCTGCAGATCAAGAAAGAGATTGAGCACCTGCGCCTGAATCGATACGTCCAGTGCCGAGGTGGGTTCATCGGCCACCACGATACTGGGACGCAGCATCATTGCACGGGCAATGGCCACACGCTGACGCTGACCACCAGAGAACATATGCGGATAACGATAATAATGCTCAGGCCGCAAGCCAACCCGCTGCATCATGTCACGCACCCGCTCCTTGCGTTCGGCAGATTTCAAATTCGTATTGATGATCAGCGGTTCTTCCAGCTGATCGCCAATCTTGCGGCGCGGGTTCAGCGAACCATAGGGATTCTGGAACACCATTTGCACCTTGCTGCGCAAGCTCCTGATCTGTGACGCCGATGCAGGATTCACCTGTTCGTCGTCCAGCCACAACGTCCCGGAGGTTGGCGCCTCGATCATGGTTAATTGCCGCGCCAGCGTGGACTTGCCGCAACCGGACTCCCCCACCACAGCCAGGGTTTTGCCTCGCTGCAGGCAAAGCGACACACCGTTGAGCGCTTTAAGCGTGGCACGCGGTTTCATCCACCCCTGCGACACATCGTAATAGCGGGTCAGGTTTTCTGTTTTCAATACCGTATCATTCATGACTTGAGTTCCTGCAAGGGAATCAGCGGTGTATGACAGCGCACTGCCCTGCCGCTATAACTGATGAGTTCCGGGCGCTCACGCCTGCAACGCTCCTGTGCAATGGGACACCGCGGCGACAGCAGACATCCTGCAGGCCGATCATATTGGCCCGGCACCATACCAGGTAGCGTGGACAATCGTCGCGAACCACGACATGATTCAGGAATGGAAGCAATCAATGCCTTTGTGTAGGGATGGGCCGGTTCGAAAAAGACATCACGAACCGCGCCGGTTTCGGCGACCTGCCCTGCGTACATCACAACGACCCGTTGCGCCACTTCCGACACCACGGCCAGATCATGCGTAATCATGAGCAGGGCCATGCCGCGTTCTTTTTGCAGACGCAGCAGCAAATCCATGATCTGCGCCTGAATCGTGACATCCAGCGCGGTGGTGGGCTCATCGGCAATCAATAGACGCGGTTCACACGCTATGGCCATGGCAATGGCCACGCGCTGACTCATCCCGCCGGATAACTGATGGGGATAGGCGGACAGGCGCCGCTCGGGATCGGGAATATCCACTTCGCGCATCAGCTCAATGGCACGCTGACGGCGGGCCTTGCGATCAAGACCGATATGTACCTTGAGCACTTCCTCAATCTGAAAGCCGACGGTGTAGCTGGGATTGAGCGCCGTCATCGGG of the Advenella mimigardefordensis DPN7 genome contains:
- the miaA gene encoding tRNA (adenosine(37)-N6)-dimethylallyltransferase MiaA; this encodes MTQPVFCLAGPTASGKSASVLALAQRWPIEIINVDSATIYTGMDIGTAKPTPQEQASTPQHLLDIRDPTESYSAAQFVQDTQRLIEAIRGRNRIPVLAGGTMMYFNALRQGLHALPQADPAIRAEIDQMAQQHGWPYVHSLLERHDPVTAARLAPNDRQRIQRMLEVCLIAGKPYSSLIETEGERAGSDTFHMVSLEPSERLQLHDRIALRFDQMLELGLVNEVQQLWRRGDLHENLPSIRCVGYRQIWQHLAGQDSLEQAREKAIAATRQLAKRQLTWLRSMPDRQVIDCLQADVASRVIDAAARVMPH
- the purM gene encoding phosphoribosylformylglycinamidine cyclo-ligase, giving the protein MTNSNKSSLTYRDAGVDIDAGEALVDRIKPLAAKTMREGVMAGIGGFGALFEVPKKFKEPVLVSGTDGVGTKLRLAFEWNRHDTVGIDLVAMSVNDILVQGAEPLFFLDYFACGKLSVDTAAQVVGGIAKGCELSGCALIGGETAEMPGMYPDGEYDLAGFAVGAVDKSAIIDGKSIVEGDRILGLASSGAHSNGFSLIRKIIERAGARPDDDFHGQPLVDVVMAPTRIYVKQVLAALAAHGTAIKGLAHITGGGLLDNVPRILQDGLTAQIDKSAWTLPPLFQWLQQEGQVADNEMHRVFNCGIGMVIVVAADQAAAVTATLQEQGETVFDLGQIVRQEEGMPQAVVL
- a CDS encoding AI-2E family transporter, which encodes MLLVLLYVLSPVLTPFMLGMALAYILVPGVNMLVTLKLPRWLAVSIMFFLLFAIILGVLLIVIPLVRKEVGLAIEQLPGWVAQYNINLAPRLNQLFGVSAEIDILKIREMLQDAITGTDSLTTTIITYAKSSGSAVIFFFVNLLITPVVLVYLLFDWDKFILSIREVIPRRYLDGTLSVFHDIDRLLSSFLRGQILVMLILAVYYSVGLSLAGFESAIPIGVLTGMLVFIPYLGVTFGLLLAILSALLQFDNYYGLISVAIVYGLGQILEGMVLTPKIMGERIGLHPLVIIFALFVFGQIFGFFGVLMALPISAALSVLIRRVYGQYRRSDFYKT
- the hda gene encoding DnaA regulatory inactivator Hda, with product MKEQLILDVLPVVPPRFDNFVTGRNDETVSRLLGAGAGQSIYLWGEHGSGKTHLLLAATRQRGLYLNPVTDALPDPGEPVAPGSIIAVDDVQNLSEAQAAALFGLFNQWKTSQHTADAFTLLASGPCAPRQLEIREDLRTRLAWDLVYRVETLTDDERRSALLQRASDKGIPLSTEVTNWMFNYYARDMSALSSLLDALDRYSLAEKRSITVPLLKSYLQSRHS
- a CDS encoding HAD family hydrolase, which produces MTQRLALFDLDHTLLPIDTDRHWVDFLARNGWAGDPKAVQKKNHELMEKYSAGTLKIEESAEFMLSFLNLHTPYELARFHEQYMHEVVRPAMREKAVALVAHHLEQGDLCCLVSATNEFVIAPVARAFGIPHVIGTVPEYKNGRYTGKVVGTPSYQGGKVIRVNEWLNRMGLALDQFSESWFYSDSQNDVPLLEAVTHPVATNPVPPLRELANKKGWQVLDLFPLQ
- the pcnB gene encoding polynucleotide adenylyltransferase PcnB, whose translation is MIKNTIRTFVSRLFAAPVQKDKRRIYSQEQHKIDRRLVSRNAIKVCEVLQQKGYDAFIVGGAVRDLVLGYEPKDFDVATNATPEEIRPLFRRARIIGRRFQLVHVVFGQEIIETSTFRAPSQGNQHTDADGRILNDNVFGTQQEDAARRDFTLNALYYDPVREIVIDYHNGVADLKNHLVRMIGDPETRFREDPVRMLRAVRFASKLNGTIEPATQAPIHQLAGLIKNVPDSRLFDETLKLLTCGNAIVALEQLRKEGLHENVLPLIDQVLRQPGGEQFVQLTLERTDHRVRSGKSVSPSFLFAALLWRLVDVNWKKNLARKEHTVPALSQAADLVIDTHISKMAIQRRHTADMREIWFMQPRFERRIPKQIWRMTEQPRFRAACDFLQLRAACNEFDSVLAQWWMDLADATPGERTEMIDGLTAEQQAAGPASPPRKRRKRRSNASSKSRTTGGGNTTGNASSGSPAAS
- the folK gene encoding 2-amino-4-hydroxy-6-hydroxymethyldihydropteridine diphosphokinase, whose translation is MHTAYIGLGSNLGESEDTLYRALNDIAALPNTLVQQVSDLYRTAPVDSSGPDYINAVAQLATRLTAAQLLQALQAIELNHGRVRPYRNAPRTLDLDILCYDDLVLNTTQLILPHPRMHLRAFVLQPLLDIAPDMHVHGRPIGQWLADCEAQPVTLYRRYAERDR
- a CDS encoding peptide ABC transporter ATP-binding protein; translated protein: MNDTVLKTENLTRYYDVSQGWMKPRATLKALNGVSLCLQRGKTLAVVGESGCGKSTLARQLTMIEAPTSGTLWLDDEQVNPASASQIRSLRSKVQMVFQNPYGSLNPRRKIGDQLEEPLIINTNLKSAERKERVRDMMQRVGLRPEHYYRYPHMFSGGQRQRVAIARAMMLRPSIVVADEPTSALDVSIQAQVLNLFLDLQDQLHTSYVFISHNLSVVEHVADEVMVMYLGRIAESGPKQTLYEKPLHPYTQALLSATPSIYPERRTVKIKIEGELPSPLNIPSGCAFHKRCPHAVAQCREQEPALREVQGRQVACHLAEQFV
- a CDS encoding ABC transporter ATP-binding protein, with amino-acid sequence MSLLNIRNLCVRFGTREKPFLAVDGVDLTVDKGELLGIVGESGSGKSVSMMAMMGLLDGQSTVTADQMLFDGQELSTLTASQKRRIIGKDIAMIFQDPMTALNPSYTVGFQIEEVLKVHIGLDRKARRQRAIELMREVDIPDPERRLSAYPHQLSGGMSQRVAIAMAIACEPRLLIADEPTTALDVTIQAQIMDLLLRLQKERGMALLMITHDLAVVSEVAQRVVVMYAGQVAETGAVRDVFFEPAHPYTKALIASIPESCRGSRRLSTLPGMVPGQYDRPAGCLLSPRCPIAQERCRRERPELISYSGRAVRCHTPLIPLQELKS